In Phocoena phocoena chromosome 19, mPhoPho1.1, whole genome shotgun sequence, a genomic segment contains:
- the TEKT1 gene encoding tektin-1 → MAKLLQHPPKFLPSEWHIANKNQYHRAEAQRSRSERVVAESQRLVNEIEKTTRKSQSDVNKKLEQRLEEVRFWKKELDDKLEQLVHETENLLIYQTRLEKALESFKEPLHITEKCLEYREKRVGIDLVHDEVEQELIKEAEIIRGVMALLTRTLEETSEQIRLNRSAKYSLEKDLRDKFTALTIDDICFSLNNNSPNIKYSENVMRVEANSVSPEDWLDFSNTNVEKADKQRNSSLTLKALVDRTLSQTANDVSRQCDVVDTAFENGLKETKDARDKLAAHLAKVMEEIASQEKNITVLEKAILDQEGPAKVAHTRLETRTRRPNVELCHDGAQYRLIKEVDEITHNVARLKETLAQAQVELQGLNGRQLALQEEIQVKENTIYIDEVLCMRMRKSIPPRGGDDHGKWAGGLHPDTVC, encoded by the exons ATGGCCAAACTACTACAACATCCACCCAAGTTCTTGCCCTCAGAGTGGCACATTGCTAACAAGAACCAATACCACAGAGCAGAGGCCCAAAGGTCCCGGTCTGAACGCGTGGTGGCAGAAAGCCAGAGGCTTGTGAATGAAATTGAAAAGACCACAAGAAAATCTCAAAGCGATGTGAACAAGAAACTAG AGCAGAGGCTTGAGGAAGTCAGGTTCTGGAAGAAGGAGTTAGATGATAAACTTGAGCAGCTGGTGCACGAGACTGAAAATCTACTCATCTATCAGACCAGATTGGAGAAAGCCCTGGAGAGCTTTAAAGAGCCCTTGCACATCACTGAGAAGTGTCTGGAATACAG GGAGAAGCGAGTTGGCATTGACTTGGTCCACGATGAGGTAGAGCAGGAGCTGATCAAGGAGGCGGAGATCATCCGGGGGGTGATGGCCCTGCTGACCCGCACCCTGGAGGAGACATCCGAGCAGATCAG GCTGAACCGCTCTGCCAAGTACAGTCTTGAAAAGGACTTGAGGGACAAGTTTACAGCCCTGACCATTGATGATATCTGCTTCTCACTCAACAACAACTCGCCAAACATCAAATATTCTGAGAACGTCATGAGGGTTGAAGCAAA CTCTGTGAGTCCGGAAGACTGGTTGGACTTCTCCAACACCAACGTGGAGAAGGCCGACAAGCAGAGGAACAGCTCTCTGACGCTGAAGGCCCTCGTGGACCGAACCTTGTCCCAGACGGCCAACGACGTAAGCAGGCAATGTGACGTGGTGGACACCGCATTCGAGAATGGGCTGAAGGAGACCAAGGACGCCAGGGACAAGCTGGCTGCTCATCTGGCCAAG GTCATGGAAGAGATTGCCTCCCAGGAGAAAAATATCACAGTTCTTGAAAAAGCCATCCTTGACCAAGAAGGACCTGCCAAGGTGGCTCATACACGTCTGGAGACCAGGACACGTCGGCCTAATGTGGAGCTGTGTCACGACGGTGCACAGTACAGGCTGATCAAGGAAGTCGATGAGATCACCCACAACGTCGCAAG ATTAAAGGAAACATTAGCCCAAGCTCAAGTAGAGCTGCAAGGCCTGAATGGCAGGCAGCTCGCCCTGCAGGAGGAGATCCAAGTCAAGGAGAATACCATCTACATCGATGAAGTGCTGTGTATGCGTATGAGGAAGTCCATCCCTCCAAGGGGCGGGGATGACCACGGGAAGTGGGCCGGGGGCCTCCATCCGGACACTGTCTGCTGA